Proteins from a single region of Carassius carassius chromosome 37, fCarCar2.1, whole genome shotgun sequence:
- the mipa gene encoding major intrinsic protein of lens fiber a has translation MWEFRSMSFWRAVFAEFYGTMFFVFFGLGSALRWTTGPHNVLQVAFCFGLAAATLIQSIGHISGGHINPAVTFGYLIGSQMSLFRAFFYICAQCLGALAGAAVLYGVTPSNMRGNLGLNTLQPGISVGMATTVEIFLTLQLVVVVFAVTDERRNGRLGSAALSIGFSVLVGHLLGMYYTGAGMNPARSFAPAVLFRNFINHWVYWVGPMIGSAMGALLYDFMLFPRMRGLSERLAVLKGNRPPEAEAQQETRGESIEIKTQAL, from the exons ATGTGGGAGTTCCGGTCCATGTCTTTTTGGCGGGCTGTGTTTGCCGAGTTCTATGGCACCATGTTCTTTGTGTTTTTCGGGCTGGGATCAGCTCTCCGTTGGACCACTGGACCACACAACGTGCTTCAAGTTGCTTTCTGCTTCGGTCTGGCAGCTGCGACACTCATCCAGTCTATCGGTCACATCAGTGGCGGCCACATCAACCCGGCTGTCACGTTTGGCTACCTGATTGGCTCCCAGATGTCCCTGTTTCGTGCATTCTTCTACATCTGTGCTCAGTGCTTGGGAGCTCTAGCTGGAGCCGCTGTGCTGTATGGGGTTACGCCAAGCAATATGAGAGGCAATCTTGGCCTGAACACA CTTCAGCCAGGCATCAGTGTGGGAATGGCCACCACTGTAGAGATATTCCTGACTCTGCAACTCGTGGTTGTGGTCTTCGCTGTGACGGATGAGAGGCGAAATGGTCGACTTGGGTCTGCTGCCCTGTCCATTGGCTTCTCAGTGCTTGTGGGCCACCTGCTGGGG ATGTATTACACTGGAGCTGGAATGAACCCTGCCAGGTCTTTTGCCCCTGCTGTGCTTTTCAGGAACTTTATTAACCACTGG GTGTACTGGGTGGGCCCTATGATCGGCAGTGCTATGGGCGCTCTGCTCTATGACTTCATGCTCTTTCCCCGGATGCGCGGCCTGTCCGAGAGACTGGCTGTCCTCAAGGGCAACCGACCTCCCGAGGCCGAAGCCCAGCAGGAGACCCGAGGAGAGTCGATTGAGATCAAAACACAAGCCTTATAA